Proteins encoded by one window of Tunturibacter psychrotolerans:
- a CDS encoding FAD-dependent oxidoreductase codes for MRSLREDNLTTDLVVVGGGLAGVCCAVTAARQGLRVTLIQDRPVLGGNSSSEVRLWVLGATSHMGNNNRWAREGGVIDEVLVENMWRNVEGNPVVFDSILLELVSLEPRITLLLNTAVYEVEMSDRSTIRLAKAFCSQNQTFYVVEAPLFVDASGDGILGFLSGAEFRMGAEAASEFNEPLAGSEETKELLGHSLYFYTRDTGRPVNYVAPSFALGDITTIPRFRELRVADTGCRLWWLEYGGNLDTVHQTEEIKWELWRVAYGVWNYIKNSGNFPEAENLTLEWMGTIPGKRESRRFIGDTILTQNDIVGQSVHVDAVSFGGWAIDLHPADGVFSSQPGCTQWHAKGVYQIPFRSMYSRNVDNLFITGRLISATHIAFGSTRVMATCAHNGQAVGVAAALCKEQGLLPRALVEPNEMRHLQQRLLRTGQYIPGVAGHDNTDLAQQAQITASSTLRVDALIPCGEVALADTPRALLLPLPAGRVPVITLCVDVSEASSMHAELWRSSRPGNTTPEIVLASVDVSLEAGTEQLVHLDFQVSLEEQLHAFVILPVSRSIAFHQSVGQAPGLLTVSQKMNSSVAKSAIQTPPPGSGVDTFAFWLPDRRPAARNLAVRISPPLEPYQPANVVNGFARPWRGANAWVPEPSDSKPTLRLTWDTPQILRSIEIVFDTDTDHPMESVLLTHPERVMPGCITSYRIVADNENVLAEVLENHQTRRTLALSSPVKTSNISIQILSHGEAPPAIFEVRCY; via the coding sequence ATGAGATCTTTGCGAGAAGACAATTTGACGACTGATCTGGTAGTCGTTGGCGGAGGACTGGCGGGCGTATGCTGTGCTGTCACTGCCGCGCGGCAGGGGCTTCGGGTTACGCTTATCCAGGACCGCCCGGTTCTTGGCGGTAACTCGTCAAGCGAGGTTCGGCTTTGGGTTCTTGGTGCCACTTCACATATGGGTAATAACAATCGGTGGGCGCGCGAAGGCGGAGTCATCGATGAAGTTCTTGTCGAAAATATGTGGCGCAATGTAGAAGGAAACCCGGTCGTATTCGATTCTATATTGCTTGAGTTGGTCTCGCTTGAACCAAGAATTACACTACTGCTCAACACGGCCGTATACGAAGTTGAGATGTCTGACCGGTCAACGATTCGGCTCGCCAAAGCTTTTTGCAGCCAAAATCAAACCTTCTACGTCGTAGAGGCGCCTCTGTTCGTTGATGCTTCGGGAGACGGTATTCTTGGATTCCTCTCGGGAGCTGAATTCCGTATGGGAGCCGAGGCTGCTTCCGAGTTCAATGAGCCTCTTGCCGGTTCAGAGGAGACCAAGGAACTGCTCGGGCACTCTCTTTATTTCTATACTCGGGATACAGGCCGCCCTGTGAACTATGTTGCTCCCTCTTTCGCGCTGGGAGACATCACGACCATTCCGCGATTTCGTGAACTTCGCGTCGCGGACACCGGCTGTCGTCTTTGGTGGCTTGAGTACGGCGGCAATCTTGATACCGTTCATCAAACAGAAGAGATCAAATGGGAACTCTGGCGCGTAGCGTACGGAGTTTGGAACTACATCAAGAATTCGGGTAATTTCCCTGAAGCGGAAAATCTAACATTGGAGTGGATGGGCACGATCCCCGGTAAGCGCGAAAGCCGTCGTTTTATCGGAGATACTATCCTCACTCAGAACGATATCGTTGGCCAATCAGTCCACGTAGATGCGGTTTCGTTTGGCGGCTGGGCCATCGATCTTCATCCCGCCGATGGGGTATTCAGTTCGCAACCCGGTTGCACACAGTGGCATGCAAAAGGCGTCTACCAGATCCCTTTTCGATCGATGTACAGCCGAAATGTGGACAATCTATTCATTACCGGGCGGCTTATCAGCGCGACCCATATTGCATTTGGCTCTACCCGCGTAATGGCCACATGCGCTCATAACGGCCAAGCTGTCGGTGTTGCAGCAGCGTTATGCAAGGAACAGGGACTGCTTCCTCGCGCTCTGGTAGAGCCGAATGAGATGCGGCACCTGCAGCAAAGACTCTTGCGAACTGGACAATATATTCCAGGCGTCGCAGGACACGACAATACTGACCTCGCGCAGCAAGCTCAGATCACAGCATCAAGTACGCTTCGTGTGGATGCGCTCATCCCATGCGGCGAAGTTGCACTGGCCGATACTCCTCGTGCTTTACTGTTACCGCTACCAGCAGGACGCGTGCCCGTCATTACCCTATGCGTCGACGTTAGCGAAGCGAGCAGCATGCATGCAGAATTGTGGCGTTCATCACGCCCAGGCAATACAACTCCAGAGATCGTTCTCGCCTCTGTCGATGTGTCGTTGGAGGCGGGAACAGAGCAACTCGTTCATCTTGATTTCCAGGTCTCTCTCGAAGAACAACTTCATGCTTTTGTGATCCTGCCAGTCTCCCGGAGCATCGCTTTTCACCAAAGTGTAGGCCAGGCTCCCGGTTTGTTGACCGTCTCCCAAAAGATGAACTCTTCGGTTGCCAAGAGCGCTATACAAACGCCGCCGCCTGGCTCTGGAGTCGATACGTTTGCTTTTTGGCTGCCAGATCGTCGGCCAGCTGCGCGGAACCTCGCAGTCCGCATCTCCCCGCCGCTTGAGCCGTATCAACCTGCGAATGTTGTAAACGGATTTGCTCGGCCGTGGAGAGGTGCCAATGCATGGGTTCCCGAACCATCCGATTCGAAGCCGACTCTTCGTCTAACTTGGGATACACCCCAGATCCTGCGCAGCATCGAAATCGTATTTGATACGGACACAGATCACCCGATGGAATCGGTTTTACTCACTCATCCAGAGCGTGTAATGCCCGGTTGCATCACCTCATATCGTATCGTGGCGGACAACGAAAATGTGCTGGCTGAAGTTTTGGAAAATCACCAGACACGTCGAACCTTAGCGCTTTCTAGCCCGGTCAAAACGTCTAATATCTCAATTCAAATTCTCTCGCACGGTGAAGCTCCTCCGGCTATCTTTGAAGTCAGATGTTATTGA
- a CDS encoding site-specific DNA-methyltransferase produces MKQAASALEITYRQINDLKPYTRNARTHSKRQIRQIADSINAFGFTNPVLLKTDSTIIAGHGRVEAARLLGMNEVPTIQLSNLSEDEVRAYILADNKLADNAGWDESILKIELQHLLTVDLGFEISVTGFEIPEIDLILQQAEAKPDPDDAIEALLGPAISRPGDRWLLGKHKIYCGNSLDEQSYQELMEGRKADAIFIDPPYNVAIDGHVSGNGSIHHREFAMASGEMTEKEFVEFLSASFEPLVRHSKPGSVHFACMDWRHVGEILSAGKQAYDALLNLCIWAKDKGGMGSFYRSQHELIFVFRNGKAAHRNNVQLGKFGRNRTNVWQYPGVNTLSRQGEEGNLLALHPTVKPVSMVADALLDCTQPGGLILDSFLGSGTTLIAAERIGRVCYGIELDPLYVDTAIQRWQRYTGRTAVHAESGRQFGEVACG; encoded by the coding sequence ATGAAACAAGCAGCTTCCGCTCTTGAAATTACATATCGACAGATCAACGATCTAAAGCCATATACCAGAAACGCTCGCACTCACTCCAAACGCCAGATTCGTCAAATTGCAGACAGCATCAACGCGTTCGGATTCACTAATCCCGTTCTACTGAAAACCGATAGTACGATTATTGCCGGGCATGGCCGCGTTGAAGCCGCTCGGCTACTTGGCATGAATGAGGTACCGACGATTCAGCTCTCCAACCTCTCCGAAGATGAGGTCCGAGCCTACATTCTTGCCGACAACAAACTCGCGGATAATGCAGGTTGGGATGAATCGATCCTCAAGATCGAATTGCAGCACCTCCTGACCGTCGATTTGGGCTTTGAGATAAGCGTGACCGGCTTCGAGATTCCCGAAATTGACCTAATCCTTCAACAAGCAGAAGCGAAGCCAGATCCAGACGATGCAATCGAAGCACTACTGGGACCAGCGATCTCCCGTCCCGGCGACCGGTGGCTTCTTGGCAAGCATAAAATTTATTGCGGCAACTCTCTTGATGAGCAGTCCTATCAAGAGCTCATGGAGGGGCGTAAGGCGGATGCGATATTTATAGACCCGCCTTACAATGTGGCTATCGATGGTCATGTCAGCGGTAACGGGTCGATTCATCATCGCGAATTCGCGATGGCCTCAGGGGAAATGACGGAAAAAGAATTCGTCGAGTTCCTAAGTGCGAGTTTCGAACCCCTCGTTCGGCATAGCAAACCCGGTTCCGTACACTTCGCGTGTATGGATTGGCGTCACGTCGGCGAGATTCTCTCAGCCGGTAAACAGGCCTATGACGCTCTGCTCAACCTCTGTATCTGGGCCAAGGACAAGGGTGGAATGGGGTCCTTCTACAGATCTCAACATGAACTCATCTTTGTGTTCCGCAACGGGAAGGCTGCTCATCGGAACAACGTCCAACTCGGGAAGTTTGGCCGCAACCGCACGAATGTCTGGCAATACCCGGGAGTGAACACGCTATCGCGGCAGGGTGAAGAGGGCAATCTCCTTGCACTGCACCCGACAGTCAAGCCAGTATCAATGGTTGCGGATGCACTGCTCGATTGCACGCAACCAGGCGGTCTTATTCTGGATTCTTTCTTAGGTTCGGGTACGACCCTGATCGCGGCGGAGCGAATAGGAAGGGTCTGCTACGGCATCGAACTTGATCCTCTCTACGTGGACACTGCGATCCAACGCTGGCAGCGATACACCGGCAGGACTGCTGTACATGCCGAATCAGGCAGGCAGTTTGGGGAGGTGGCTTGTGGCTGA
- a CDS encoding recombinase family protein codes for MTSAKTQIRCAIYTRKSSEEGLEQSFNSLHAQREACEAYILSQRHEGWQLLANQYDDGGFSGGNMERPGLKKLITDIASGKIDTVVVYKVDRLTRALSDFAKIVDAFDKQGVSFVSVTQQFNTTTSMGRLTLNVLLSFAQFEREVTGERIRDKVAASKKKGMWMGGHVPKGYDRVEGKLIVNAKEAVAVRNIFLTYLECGCVRKLAERLKHSGIRSKRWTSSTGRQRGGVILSRGSLYHTLNNPIYIGKIAHQGKLHDGQHEPILDLQIWNKAAALLKDNRVARRTQGNIPSGRLLHGKLVTSDGQSYTPTHAAKKGRRYFYYILTGSGRGSSVNIIKRLPADELERRVLSSIGSFLEDSPRLAGHFTTLDVRELRLLTSAAKHRSAQLSEIAHANTRDLISRIVKRIVVDNNELCIFLSHAELCKDLLGEVLSADPSTEIQLHEPISVARRGSAVKLILSNGERESDAPIASLVRAVVQARTWSEWIVAGKVRNLEELAAKASLNKRYASRILRLAALSPTLYEAILVGNHSPLLTVSGLTKDLSLGWDQQRLAQ; via the coding sequence GTGACGTCGGCTAAGACTCAGATTCGTTGTGCAATCTACACTCGAAAGTCTTCCGAAGAGGGACTAGAACAGTCTTTTAACTCCCTCCATGCCCAGCGAGAGGCCTGCGAAGCTTACATCCTAAGCCAGCGTCATGAGGGGTGGCAGCTTCTAGCAAATCAATACGACGACGGCGGGTTCTCTGGCGGGAACATGGAGCGGCCAGGGCTCAAGAAATTGATAACAGATATAGCTTCCGGCAAGATCGATACCGTCGTTGTCTATAAAGTGGATCGATTGACTCGCGCACTATCCGACTTCGCCAAGATAGTGGATGCCTTCGATAAGCAGGGTGTGAGCTTCGTCTCTGTTACCCAACAATTCAATACAACAACCTCCATGGGTCGCCTGACGCTCAACGTGCTGCTCTCATTCGCACAGTTCGAACGTGAGGTCACCGGAGAAAGAATCAGGGACAAGGTTGCCGCCTCGAAGAAGAAGGGCATGTGGATGGGAGGTCATGTGCCCAAAGGATACGACAGGGTGGAGGGAAAACTCATCGTCAACGCCAAGGAAGCAGTGGCTGTCCGTAATATCTTCCTCACCTATCTCGAGTGTGGATGTGTACGGAAATTAGCTGAACGTTTGAAACACTCTGGCATTCGCAGCAAGAGATGGACCAGTTCCACTGGACGTCAACGAGGAGGTGTGATCCTCTCGCGAGGTTCCCTCTATCACACGCTCAACAACCCGATCTACATCGGAAAGATTGCTCACCAGGGAAAACTTCACGACGGGCAACATGAGCCGATCTTAGATTTGCAGATATGGAATAAAGCCGCAGCATTGTTGAAGGACAACCGCGTTGCTCGGCGAACCCAGGGCAATATCCCGTCAGGCCGGCTATTGCATGGGAAGTTAGTGACGTCAGATGGCCAAAGCTATACGCCGACCCATGCAGCGAAGAAGGGGAGGCGCTACTTTTACTACATTCTCACCGGCTCCGGGCGCGGTTCATCGGTGAACATCATCAAGCGCCTGCCGGCGGACGAATTGGAGAGACGTGTCCTCTCCTCAATTGGTTCTTTTCTTGAAGACTCCCCGCGGTTAGCAGGGCATTTCACGACGCTAGACGTTCGGGAGCTGCGCTTGTTGACGTCAGCCGCGAAGCATCGTTCTGCTCAACTCTCAGAGATTGCGCACGCAAACACACGAGACTTGATCTCCCGGATCGTTAAGAGAATAGTCGTTGACAATAATGAGTTGTGCATCTTCTTGAGCCACGCCGAACTCTGCAAAGATTTGCTCGGCGAGGTGCTTTCAGCCGATCCCTCAACCGAGATCCAGCTGCATGAACCGATATCGGTCGCACGACGCGGTAGCGCCGTCAAATTGATCCTATCGAACGGAGAGCGCGAAAGCGACGCCCCAATCGCTTCTCTGGTGCGTGCTGTCGTCCAAGCGAGAACATGGTCAGAATGGATAGTCGCCGGGAAGGTAAGGAACTTGGAAGAGCTTGCCGCAAAAGCGAGCCTCAACAAACGCTACGCGTCGCGAATTCTTCGATTGGCGGCACTGTCTCCAACCCTCTACGAAGCCATCCTTGTTGGAAACCACTCACCCTTGCTCACCGTCTCTGGTCTTACGAAGGATCTCTCTCTAGGATGGGACCAGCAACGTTTGGCGCAATAA
- a CDS encoding DUF5681 domain-containing protein, whose protein sequence is MAENSYEIGFGKPPKHTQFRKGQSGNPKGRPKGSKNIDVLIRKALEEKVIVKGPGGRRLISKFEAALTQQANKAASGDPRAFREILRLRERVQEQEPFLSPPNFVVNFIRPRNTKPGPNKDGGE, encoded by the coding sequence GTGGCTGAAAATTCCTATGAGATCGGCTTCGGAAAACCCCCGAAGCACACTCAATTCCGCAAGGGCCAATCCGGAAACCCAAAGGGCCGACCAAAAGGATCCAAGAATATCGACGTTCTCATCCGCAAAGCCCTCGAAGAGAAGGTGATCGTCAAAGGGCCGGGCGGTAGACGTTTGATCTCCAAGTTTGAGGCTGCGCTCACGCAACAGGCCAACAAAGCGGCGAGTGGCGATCCAAGGGCATTCCGAGAAATCCTTCGGCTGCGTGAACGAGTACAAGAGCAGGAACCGTTTCTCAGCCCTCCGAATTTTGTGGTCAACTTTATCCGTCCTCGCAATACGAAACCCGGCCCGAACAAAGATGGCGGCGAATGA
- a CDS encoding DUF2924 domain-containing protein, whose translation MKETPSNDATAFLIRNLPNLPKMRLVELWKDNFGKEPGRIRPELMLPILAYRIQERAYGGLSPNANAKSQIIATSLRPQSRFRDEARQRFKSGTKLVREWKGKTHEVTLNDEGYHYLGKTYKSLSPIACEIAGTRWSGPAFFGTKKVKAS comes from the coding sequence ATGAAAGAGACACCATCGAATGACGCAACAGCTTTCTTGATTCGTAACCTGCCCAACTTGCCTAAAATGCGTTTGGTGGAGCTATGGAAGGACAACTTTGGAAAAGAGCCCGGGCGTATCCGCCCGGAGCTCATGTTGCCCATTCTCGCGTACAGAATTCAGGAAAGGGCTTATGGAGGCCTTTCTCCCAACGCCAACGCAAAGTCACAGATAATTGCGACCTCGCTTAGACCGCAGAGCCGTTTCCGAGATGAAGCTCGTCAGCGCTTCAAGTCCGGGACGAAACTGGTAAGGGAATGGAAGGGAAAGACCCACGAGGTCACGCTGAACGATGAGGGTTATCACTACCTGGGAAAGACATATAAGAGTCTGTCTCCGATTGCATGTGAGATCGCTGGGACACGTTGGTCTGGGCCGGCCTTCTTCGGCACGAAGAAGGTGAAGGCTTCGTGA
- a CDS encoding LacI family DNA-binding transcriptional regulator, whose translation MAAPKLSDIAKRVGVSTAAVSLALNKGETTRVGPKKRAEILRAAAEMGYYPNELAKALAERRTRLLGLVVPLRDPIFFNQFIAQALSGIQSTLMRRGYNLLIFSPSGKPGRETRDQIMESRFTDGLILINTRSCTSQDVTDTINELKTAGIRFSMINSYYGRAPINYVGVDDAKLGEAAANYLASKGHRKIAFLSGSATLPAHLELTKGLQRGLSKHGLKLPSERVGCTQYERERAFTILDEWFDNKRDQPTAIFTADEQLLLHLYDYIEARGLSVPEDVSVLARGNVGLGDRLRPRPTSLVIPTFRMGELAAEMLIDEIEKPNGKSQRVLLPFELAPGTTA comes from the coding sequence ATGGCAGCTCCAAAACTTTCGGATATTGCAAAACGGGTAGGCGTCTCCACTGCGGCAGTTTCTCTTGCCTTAAACAAAGGGGAGACAACGCGAGTGGGTCCAAAGAAGCGCGCAGAAATCTTACGTGCGGCTGCGGAAATGGGCTATTACCCGAATGAACTAGCAAAAGCTTTGGCTGAACGTAGAACCCGTTTGCTCGGCCTGGTCGTGCCATTACGCGATCCCATATTTTTCAACCAATTTATCGCACAAGCGTTGTCAGGCATACAAAGTACACTGATGCGTCGCGGATACAATCTTTTGATCTTCTCGCCTTCGGGAAAGCCAGGAAGGGAGACTCGAGATCAGATCATGGAGAGCCGATTCACTGACGGATTGATCTTGATCAATACGCGCTCGTGTACTTCGCAAGATGTGACCGATACCATCAATGAATTGAAGACCGCAGGGATACGGTTCTCGATGATTAACTCCTACTATGGGCGGGCACCCATTAATTACGTAGGAGTGGACGACGCGAAGCTAGGGGAAGCTGCTGCAAATTACTTAGCGTCCAAAGGACATCGCAAGATTGCTTTCTTAAGTGGCTCTGCGACCCTTCCAGCACATCTCGAGTTAACAAAAGGTTTACAGCGAGGCCTCTCCAAACATGGATTAAAGCTTCCTTCTGAACGCGTTGGATGCACACAGTATGAACGTGAGCGTGCCTTCACAATTCTCGATGAATGGTTCGACAATAAGCGGGATCAGCCAACCGCAATTTTCACCGCTGACGAACAATTGCTGCTGCACTTGTACGACTATATTGAGGCTCGTGGGCTGTCCGTGCCTGAGGACGTTTCCGTATTGGCAAGAGGAAATGTCGGTTTAGGCGATCGTCTGCGTCCAAGACCAACCTCATTGGTAATCCCAACGTTTCGAATGGGGGAACTTGCCGCGGAGATGCTCATCGACGAGATAGAGAAACCTAATGGTAAGTCTCAACGTGTGCTCCTACCTTTCGAATTAGCACCCGGAACCACGGCGTAG
- a CDS encoding glycoside hydrolase family 2 protein, protein MKFNRIALGVAVLIWGSLFSLHALTTTVDLGGAGWTFRGTLDGAKHDVTVPHCWPVMPGYEHYIGDAVYERNFEAPSIRSGRIARLRFDAVYYKAHVWLNGKDVGSHEGGYTSFELDVTESLKVGTNHLVVEVDNTPTLTTIPAIATAGHSGQGATPYGTLNGEGIFGWMPYGGIVRPVSLIVTNKVYLKNIKIDAKPDLQRDIAKITVHAFLRNSGNEDATVTLSGSIAGLEILLPRVKASKNSEAQISWTGTLVRPHLWSTRDPHLYDASLSIGDEGLETRFGVREIRVQGTELLLNGNPVHLFGANRVSEDPVAGLSESKAIVTRDLSDMLADNMRMMRIAHYPQAQELLDFADEHGMLIIAEAGNWNLGAWQMADPALRTVWQSQMREMMEEDWNHPSVIAWSVGNEYESATPEGIAWTRDMRSYTLGLDSTRLITFASRFTGDPNVKTGNDEASQYSDFVSVNIYGDYGKRLDRVHALWPDKPVFMTEFGHMGEPGLHDPERIADITEAVTAMKARPWMIGGALWTWADYRSLHHGTPPDGIRRWGTVNFNREHRDSWKVVQGLFATELP, encoded by the coding sequence ATGAAGTTTAATCGGATAGCGCTCGGGGTTGCAGTGTTGATATGGGGATCACTTTTTTCACTTCATGCTCTAACGACAACCGTTGACTTGGGCGGTGCGGGTTGGACGTTTCGCGGAACACTCGATGGTGCGAAACATGATGTGACGGTACCGCATTGCTGGCCGGTGATGCCTGGATATGAACACTATATCGGTGATGCAGTGTATGAGCGGAACTTCGAGGCCCCGTCAATAAGATCTGGCAGGATAGCGAGACTACGCTTCGACGCGGTGTATTACAAAGCTCATGTGTGGCTGAACGGGAAAGATGTAGGGAGCCATGAAGGCGGCTACACTTCGTTCGAACTCGATGTGACCGAGTCCCTCAAAGTTGGCACCAATCATCTCGTAGTAGAAGTTGACAACACACCGACGTTGACAACAATTCCCGCGATTGCGACGGCCGGGCATAGTGGCCAGGGCGCCACTCCTTATGGAACGCTTAATGGTGAAGGGATCTTCGGATGGATGCCGTATGGCGGTATTGTGCGACCGGTCTCTCTAATCGTGACGAACAAGGTCTACCTGAAAAACATCAAGATTGACGCGAAGCCGGACCTACAACGCGATATCGCAAAGATAACCGTTCATGCCTTTTTACGTAATTCGGGCAATGAAGACGCAACTGTGACCCTTTCAGGAAGCATCGCTGGCCTAGAGATTCTGTTGCCGCGAGTGAAGGCTTCCAAAAACAGCGAGGCGCAGATTTCTTGGACTGGAACGCTTGTCCGCCCACATCTTTGGAGCACTCGCGATCCTCATTTATACGACGCAAGCCTCAGCATTGGCGATGAAGGGCTCGAGACGAGATTTGGAGTTCGCGAAATTCGGGTGCAAGGCACTGAGTTGTTGCTAAACGGCAATCCGGTACATTTGTTTGGCGCTAATAGAGTGAGCGAAGATCCAGTCGCAGGCCTAAGTGAGTCGAAGGCGATCGTAACACGCGATTTGAGCGATATGCTTGCGGACAACATGAGAATGATGCGAATCGCGCACTATCCGCAGGCACAAGAGTTGTTGGACTTTGCTGACGAACATGGCATGTTGATCATCGCGGAAGCGGGAAATTGGAACCTAGGCGCGTGGCAGATGGCTGACCCGGCACTCCGGACGGTCTGGCAATCGCAGATGCGCGAAATGATGGAAGAGGACTGGAATCACCCCTCGGTGATCGCATGGAGCGTGGGGAATGAGTATGAGTCGGCAACCCCGGAGGGCATCGCATGGACGCGAGACATGCGAAGCTACACACTTGGTCTTGATTCAACCCGACTTATCACATTCGCGAGTCGCTTTACTGGTGATCCAAACGTAAAGACAGGCAACGATGAAGCCAGCCAGTATTCGGATTTCGTCTCTGTAAACATCTATGGAGATTATGGAAAGAGGCTAGACCGGGTTCATGCGTTATGGCCTGATAAGCCAGTCTTCATGACTGAGTTCGGTCACATGGGTGAGCCCGGTCTGCACGATCCTGAGCGGATTGCAGACATCACAGAAGCAGTGACTGCGATGAAGGCTCGACCGTGGATGATAGGCGGCGCTCTGTGGACCTGGGCTGACTACCGCTCGCTACATCACGGAACGCCTCCTGATGGAATACGTCGATGGGGCACGGTCAATTTCAACAGAGAACATCGGGATAGCTGGAAAGTTGTGCAGGGACTTTTCGCTACCGAACTGCCGTGA
- a CDS encoding MFS transporter, translated as MPNDDLQLAQSEQTSSLSKRRPWLVASLLFVVALINYFDRQSLSVVAPRFQQELHLSDQGYGHVVSLFLLASAFAYAASGFITDRLGTRRSMALFVGWWSLAEAATAFATSTFQLSFARFCLGLGEPGLWVAAPKAVGESFERPQRGLAIGIYTMGATVGAVVAIPVIAAITNHLPWKVVFLIDGAAGLIWLPFWLFVYRDGLVAQSTTGSEVLREVLSRGKTWKLMVARGLTDPVWYFYLFWFPKYLLTVRHLSMGQLARVGWIVYLAAGIGTLLGGVVSGRLIRRGMTAGFAYRRIMLISAILIPLSPLAGFAQTAAVAIGIASVIALAHMAWLVNLTSTIVELFPANQIGKAAGLVAAGSGLGGMVSSEIIGYLVAHQGYLPIFYIMAVLHPIALVILWKAFSDTPNSDMLSVASRTVTAVR; from the coding sequence TTGCCTAACGACGACCTTCAACTGGCACAGTCCGAACAGACTTCCTCACTAAGCAAACGCCGGCCTTGGCTCGTCGCTTCTTTGCTCTTTGTCGTAGCGCTCATCAATTACTTTGACCGACAAAGTCTCTCCGTCGTCGCGCCACGTTTTCAGCAGGAGCTACATCTTTCCGATCAGGGCTACGGCCACGTCGTAAGTCTCTTTTTGCTTGCCTCTGCATTCGCCTATGCAGCCTCCGGTTTTATCACGGATAGGTTAGGAACGCGCCGCAGTATGGCACTTTTCGTTGGGTGGTGGTCTCTTGCGGAGGCGGCCACGGCTTTTGCGACTTCTACTTTCCAGCTCTCGTTCGCGCGCTTTTGCCTCGGCTTAGGCGAACCCGGCTTATGGGTCGCCGCGCCGAAGGCTGTCGGAGAAAGCTTCGAACGACCACAACGCGGCCTAGCCATTGGTATTTACACCATGGGAGCGACGGTCGGAGCTGTCGTTGCTATACCAGTCATTGCGGCGATCACAAACCACTTACCCTGGAAGGTTGTCTTTCTCATTGATGGTGCCGCTGGACTTATTTGGCTGCCTTTCTGGTTATTCGTGTACAGAGATGGCTTGGTCGCTCAGTCGACGACCGGATCAGAAGTTTTGCGTGAGGTCCTCTCACGAGGTAAGACTTGGAAGCTGATGGTAGCGCGCGGCCTCACCGATCCGGTCTGGTATTTTTATCTCTTCTGGTTTCCGAAGTATCTTCTGACGGTGCGGCATCTGTCGATGGGTCAACTCGCTAGGGTGGGATGGATCGTTTACCTCGCCGCAGGCATAGGCACTTTGCTCGGAGGCGTGGTCTCAGGCAGATTGATTCGCCGAGGAATGACTGCAGGGTTCGCTTACCGGCGCATCATGCTCATCTCGGCGATTCTTATCCCGCTAAGTCCGTTGGCAGGTTTTGCTCAGACCGCGGCGGTTGCTATCGGTATTGCATCGGTCATTGCACTGGCCCACATGGCGTGGCTAGTGAATCTAACATCAACAATCGTCGAACTATTTCCGGCCAACCAGATTGGTAAGGCTGCCGGACTGGTTGCAGCCGGCAGTGGTCTCGGTGGTATGGTCTCGAGCGAGATCATAGGCTACCTGGTAGCTCATCAAGGATATCTCCCGATCTTCTACATTATGGCGGTTCTACATCCTATTGCTCTCGTGATTCTCTGGAAGGCCTTCTCAGATACGCCGAATTCAGACATGCTTTCTGTGGCCAGCCGGACCGTCACGGCAGTTCGGTAG